CACTCTCTCTTCAATAAATAGGAAAGCACAATATCACCCGTAACCTGGTCGACCCGGCCCTCAGCTTTTGGAGCAAACATTTCGTCGAGCACCTTTAGTGCATCATCGACACATCCCGATTTCAACATCACATCAATCGCCGCATTGCGGAGATGGGTGTTTTTCAAACCCGGGTCTAGATCATTAAACACAATGAGCGCCTCATCCACCATGCCAACCATGCCTAAAGATCGAACGAGCAGAGCAGCGGCGCTGATATTAAGCGGGATGTTCCGCTCTTTCGCCATCTTATACAAGTCATAAAGCTTGTTTTGCGAGGTGGGTTCTCGCTTAGCGAGCTCAAGAATGGCCTGGAATGATGACGAGAGCGAATCCGTCGAGTCTGGTGGGCTTGCCACATTTTCCGAAACGTACTCGAAGAACTTAAGGGCCTTGGAGGAAGCGCCAAGGCGGCGAGTGATGTGGAAAAGTGAGCGAGGTGAAGGAGCGGCGGAGTTGGAGAAGAGGAGGTGGTGGAGTTGGTCAAAGTTCCAGTCTTTTTCATTGGGTTGGAGGAGCTCGACCGCTTGGGTTATCAGCAAGTCGTCGTCTTTGGGTGATTGGTTGGGCTTAGGGTTGGGTTCGGTTTCGGGATCGGTGGAAAGGTGGTGGCTGAGGAGGAAGATGGAGGATTGGGTTTTGGACGTTTGGGGTTTAAGGAGGTTGAGGAAGGATTTTGAGTGCTTTGAAGCTGAGAGTGATAGAGTGTTCATTTTGTTCGGTAGAGATTTGAATGaaggggtttagggtttaagaTCATGGACAAGTAGATTTGGACGAAGTAGCTTTGtttctggtttttctttttattattattattttgagttttaaatGATTCGAATGTCCATTgctccaaaattaaaattctagGTTCTATTcgatttttacaaaattcatcCAACTAGCAAAAGATCCACAAGATGACTTTTTATACAGTCCTCTTGTTTGTCACAtcaaaaagaatataaatcaCTCAATTGCTACAAATCCTACCGCATAggttaatattcccaacttcCCACCCTTTATTTGTCCAAAGAAATGTGGAAAATGAAAGGCAAACACCTGTATTCTGTACTCAAAAAAtagcaacaaaaaacaagttttGGTACAAAAATTACAGTAGGGTCTACTTTTATGCTCGGATCATGAATAAATATGGAAATGGCTTCAAATATCTTATTTTTGAAGTTGCTTCCAAATTCTGAACACAACTTTCTGCAATAGCAACTTTTCTTTTACAACTCAAAATGGAACCCAACTGCATACTTTTGATACCTCACTGTTACAAAGAGAAAATTGTCCTGCTCTTTCAAAATTCTTCTGTGGCCATTTACTTCGTAATGAAACTTTCAACCAAATATGCTGGGTTTTGCCCATTATCAGTCACTTGCAGGGCTGCCTTCAGTAGGTTATTTGCTTGTACTAATCTTCTCAGCTGCTTCAGCTGCTGCAGATGCTGCCTTGTCCAAACCCAACTTTGTTAACTCACTTAAAAAGCCATAAACTTCAGCAGCACTGATTTTATATGGGCTGTGGGCAGCGCCAGGAAACGAGCCGCTGGCCACTTCTTCCTTGTACTCTACTAGAGCTTTATTGATGACTTCTCCAACATGTGCAAACTGCTTACAGAATTTTGGGGTAACCTGCAAAAGATGAGGTGCTTCtttgtttaaataaaattcacataaGTGGAGAGAAAGAGCTTTATTAAGGAGATGCAACTGTTCAGTTCACCTTGGCATGATGTGGATGTTGCATCATTCCAAGAAGATCATGGTAAACTAGCACCTGCGTGATATAgggtaaaagaaaataagtgtGCCAGAAATAACCACACCATGTCTCGTCTCTGAAGAAAAGGATGCAAAAACCCtgagaaaattaattaactttatGTGCAAGGTACAACTTCAAAGAAGTAAATTAACAGAATGCAATCTCATGAGTCAGCTCAAGCTTTGGTTCTAGGCTCGTTTCAAGCTTCAGCTGAGCTCAAATTTGGTAGTTTTGAGCTAACCTATCCAGCTACCTCATCCCTACTAATCTGTTACATCATATGTCAACATACACCCCCAATGACAgtgttcaaaagagaaaaaaaaatttaggatcCAAAACAAGGATTTTTTTATTCCCCCACCTGCAAATGCCTAAACCTTCTGAAACAAGCAAAGTTTCAAGTTACAGAAAGATATATacatcaaaaaaattaaaatgatatGCTATTAAACAAACTTTCTCAAGGATGCTAATATCTATTTAACACCAAAAGGAACTACACATGCAAGCATTAAGGCAGACACATATAATACAACCAAGAGGAACAGGACTACATAATTAACTAACCTGTCCACTGCAAAAAGGCCCTGCTCCAATGCCAATGGTAGGAATCTGAAGAGCAGATGTTGCAGCAGCTGCCACTGGTGGAGGTACACATTCTAAAACAACAGAAAAGCACCCAACTTCTTGCAAAGCCAGTGCTGTCTCCACAACCTGCAGACAAAAATCCAATACAACATCGTTACAACAAATAGAAATTTCAGCACATGCAAACCCataatagaaaacaaattacCGACACACGCATTCGTGCACACACAGACCTTGACAGCACTAGCAACATTCCTTCCCTGAGGCCTAAATCCCCCAAGAACACTAATGGCCTGAGGAGTAAGTCCCACATGCCCCATTACAGCAATTCCAGCTTCCACGACAGATTTTGCTGCAGTAATTCTAGAAGGTGACCCTCCTTCTAATTTGATTGCATCCATTCCTCCTTCCTTTAAAACCCTCACCGCAGAATCGACAGCCTGCTCATAATGGAAACTGCAACATCACCCACCCATGGCCtacttataaaaaataaaaaaaaaaaccaatcaacAAAATAGAACACACTCTCATTTCTGAAATTCAATACAGCTCTGTTTCTACTTGGTtgcaatgaaatttgaaaaaatgcaAGAAAGTTCGTAGCTTCAATAATTTCATCAATTAGGTCATAAATTTCAtcattaaaaacaacaaaaaggaaaaaaattagttaaatttcctttcttttacaCCCTCTGTCATGCTCATGCACAAAAGTCAAACAATGTTCCAATGTCCTTttccttcacattctcataaacaaaacagatctttctcaaaattagaaagaaaacaaaaagccCATAGACAATGAACCTCCCAAATCAACAGAATTACGGAGgaattttccattttattcGCTACCTACCTGATTGGAGCTAGACTCGTAGGAGCCAAAGGGCAAGTCCCCAACCAAAAGCGGTCGCTTGGCGCCACGAGCCACGGCTCGGCAGTGAACAAGCATTTCATCAAGCGTGATAGGAAGGGTGGTGTCATACCCATGAACCACCATGGCGGCCGAGTCGCCGACCAAGCAAATGTCGATGCCGGCGGAGTCCAGGTGGACCGCAGAAGGGTAGTCGTAGGCGGTGACCATGGTGATGGGCTCGCCCTTCTTGTGCTTTTGCTTCAAGTGGGTCACCGTCACTCTCTGGTCTGGGCTCTGCGTCTTTGGGCCGCCGTAGACGGTGTTTTCCGGCACGTTGCTCATGCAACGGAGGATCGGAGAGAAGGCTCGCGACATCGCTTTGGCTCGTGAAACGGCGGCGTAAAATGCCATCTTTAAAGTTATAGAGAGAGATTGAAGGAGAGAAATTGGGGTTTGTTTTGGCTGCGCCACCTAAAACTGAGCAAGTGGAAACGAATGAGTGAGAGAAGGTTTTGTTGAACAACTTTGAATACTTTGGGATTTGACCGACTGAACTAGTCTTCATTTTTGGGACAAATGTTAACTACGCGCCAAAGTGGTGCCACCTACTGTTGCATTGGCAATGCCATTGAGGATCAAATGGGGCCGAGCGCTGAGGGCCAAGTACACTGAACACAGAATAATCTGGGTCGGGACATTTCAACCCAATATTCGTTCACAGCCTACCAGAAGGTTCCGAATAAGGACGAAACCAAGCCCAAACTTTTACTTAGGTAATAGAAACTAGGCTTATTTATTGTTGTGCCCTCTGAAACTATGATCAAATCTCACTTTATTCTGTGAAAGTTGGAGTGGCCAACTTTGCCCCTTAATCAAAGTTTtgcattttaatttattcCCCACCATCAAGTTAGTCAAAAACTCTGTTAAAGTTACCGACGTTGCACAAATGGGACCCATAATTTTGTTGAACTAGATGTCATGTAGGTGCCatgtgtaaaaaaaataaaaagaaagattttcttttaaaaaaacttaccTCAactattaataataaaatacatattttttttttaaaaaaaaaaaaaccaaggaaTTAAACAAAGCATTGTCTTCTTCACACCCCTCCACCATCTCCAACAGATCTCCTCCCTCACCCTTCTTACCTAGCCaaccttttatttatatttatttttagttgtctCCCCACACCAAcacaacctctctctctctctctctctctctctctctctctctctctctaaatctGACGAGCCCGAAACTCCAGGTTCGTCGAGAACTCAACCGAATCGCCATCCCAGATCCATCGCGGACTCAACCAAACCACAATACCAAATCTAACCCCTAAAGACTAAGGCCACATCACAGTCTTCATCACCAAGCTTTTTGCCCCTCGCAAACCACAAACCCATCCCTGCCACAAATGTATGCGTTGTTCTTGTTTTcccttccttttatttttgttttggtggtGGGTATGGCTTGTGGTGGGTTTGGGTGGTTATGGATGAGTCGCCCACATGCCACATGCCACatagccgcgtggctatataatttcataaaaaaatagttgTATAGCCGCACAGCTGcactatttaaataaattatatttaaaaggtaTAGTCGAGCggttatactatttaatttaaaaaaaattaaagaaaaaagggaccCTCCTAATTGCTTTcgtttatactttatagatattaatttgctagtttcaacatatccaaatccGATATTAATCGGcaactatataatattttaatataaaaattttaattattaaaaaatatgtgagaattatttgtaatttatatgttAATTGTGTatgtcttattgaaaattttgttaaaaatacgtgtattaaacataagaaatacatatgtacatgtacaatacaagtattgtatgtttgcttttttttttttttaaacgtgAATTTTATCAAGTCTTTAAGACATGTGCATAACAAggatgtattattgaaaaaacatacgtacatgtataatatagtattaaacgtgaaagtgctaaattctttatatagGTAAAAActcttgaaaattaaaaaattaaaaggggACAATAGAGACTCAGGTAATTACCTAATAGTAATAGATAATGCTATACACTACTCTTATCGATAAacgaaattagaaaaaaaaatttaaaagaaaaaaaggatcccaatatatatatagtggccatactatttattaattttttattttataaaaaaagtaaagccGCCCTACTATAcgatttattaaaaacaaaaaaaatctagtACAGtcacgcggctatactatttatgaaaaaacttGAGTAGCCGCATTGCCCATGTGCCAAACaacgtatagccgctcggctagactatttattttaaaaatatatatataaagtagtCTAGCGGTTAGGCCCCAGGGGTAATctaaaaaccgagtatagccagGCGGCTATACAAGAAAAAGCGTTGTACGATtcatatacattatatttaaaaggtatagtcgagcggctatactatttattattattattttttaaaaaggactCGTCTGGCGATTAGGTTCCGCGTGTCGAAATAAATATAGCTGCTCgattttttgagaaaattacgagataagtatagccgttcggctatatgaatttttgaaaaaattacaaaataagtatagccgaccggctatacgattttccTCTTAATAATTCTTGACTTGCTCCTGATCTGCTTAGGATGAAGATTAGTAGGAGGAATAGGTGGGTCTATTTGCAAATCCAGGGTTTGTAAAGAAGGCAAGGTACTGGGAAGAATATGCTGATGAATCATTGGTTAAGGTTGTTGAAGAAGTAGCCATAGAGAAGGAATTATTGAGTGCGGCAGTAGCAGACAATTCAGTGGGATCAAAATCAACCAATGGACTGGAAGAATATACAACAGCTATGGAAGAAACCAATGAAGAACACATGGCGAGCATAGATGCTTAGACTTGCATGAGGGAAACACGgtttcatcaaacaaaacatgtctagaaaaaatcaattttctggTGATTGAATCAAAGCAAATGTAGCCCTGGTATTGAGAAGCAAATCCAAGTAAAATACATTGTGTTGTTTTTACAAGGTGTCGATTCTTTCTTTCGGCCCAGCCATTTTGTTCAGGTGTATGAGGGCAAGATTTATGATGAATAATACCTTTGGATGACAAGAATTGCTGTAAAGATGCAGAGATATATTCCCCTTCCCATCACTTTTGCAAAACCTTAATGGAAGCACCGAACTGACTCAAAACAATAGCATAAAAGTGCACAAAAGTGGAACAAACTTCTGATTTATTTCGTAGAGGAAATATCCATGTGTAACGAGTACATTCATCAATGAAGGTGATGTAATATCTAAATCCTTCAAGAGAAATGCAAGGAGCTGGTCCCCAAAGATCACTATGAACAATCTCAAATGCTGTTGCTGACTTTGAAGacaccaaagaaaaaggaagcttACTAAATTTGCCTTTTAAACAGGACTGACAAACAACAGAATCAAGTAGAACTAGTTGAGGATAAACCAGACTTCTCCAAGGCAAGTTGAACCATGG
Above is a window of Prunus persica cultivar Lovell chromosome G2, Prunus_persica_NCBIv2, whole genome shotgun sequence DNA encoding:
- the LOC18786748 gene encoding 3-methyl-2-oxobutanoate hydroxymethyltransferase 1, mitochondrial; this encodes MAFYAAVSRAKAMSRAFSPILRCMSNVPENTVYGGPKTQSPDQRVTVTHLKQKHKKGEPITMVTAYDYPSAVHLDSAGIDICLVGDSAAMVVHGYDTTLPITLDEMLVHCRAVARGAKRPLLVGDLPFGSYESSSNQAVDSAVRVLKEGGMDAIKLEGGSPSRITAAKSVVEAGIAVMGHVGLTPQAISVLGGFRPQGRNVASAVKVVETALALQEVGCFSVVLECVPPPVAAAATSALQIPTIGIGAGPFCSGQVLVYHDLLGMMQHPHHAKVTPKFCKQFAHVGEVINKALVEYKEEVASGSFPGAAHSPYKISAAEVYGFLSELTKLGLDKAASAAAEAAEKISTSK